Proteins encoded in a region of the Pseudomonadales bacterium genome:
- a CDS encoding Zn-ribbon domain-containing OB-fold protein, producing MTKPTAPVLEGWFTMDAEKPHLIGTQCKSCSTYYFPKQTVFCKNPDCNSESFDEVQLSRTGKIWSFTNACYQPPEPYVSPDPYVPYTIIAVELAKEKMIVLGQAVTGVEVSQLKAGMDVELVLEKLFEDEQSVKLTWKWKPVA from the coding sequence ATGACGAAACCGACAGCTCCCGTTCTTGAAGGCTGGTTCACGATGGATGCGGAAAAGCCGCATCTCATCGGCACGCAGTGCAAAAGTTGCAGCACTTATTATTTTCCGAAGCAGACGGTGTTTTGCAAAAATCCGGATTGCAACAGCGAAAGTTTTGATGAAGTGCAGCTGTCGCGCACCGGGAAAATTTGGTCATTCACTAACGCTTGTTATCAACCACCAGAGCCGTATGTGTCGCCTGATCCGTATGTGCCGTACACCATCATTGCGGTGGAGTTGGCGAAAGAAAAAATGATTGTGCTCGGTCAAGCCGTCACTGGTGTGGAAGTGTCGCAATTAAAAGCGGGCATGGATGTGGAATTGGTGTTGGAAAAACTGTTCGAGGATGAACAGTCTGTAAAACTGACATGGAAGTGGAAGCCGGTAGCCTGA
- a CDS encoding ketoacid CoA transferase, producing the protein MSEYTLVDLVICAASQAWKNNGEVLATGIGVVPRLAASLAMKTCNPDMLMTDSEAWMVSEPVPVGPRGDYKPQFESWMGFSRIFDNVWSGKRHAMVGPTQIDRFGQANISMIGSDYKKPKTQMLGVRGFPGNSISHANSFFVPNHNKKVFVENECDMVASIGYNPARLPKGWSLQELVDIRWIITNLCILDFSGPNHQVAIHSLHPGVTVEQVVENTGFPLHIPANIPTTAEPTAEQLALLAQLDPHNIRATALG; encoded by the coding sequence ATGAGCGAATACACACTCGTAGACCTGGTTATTTGTGCTGCATCACAGGCGTGGAAAAATAATGGCGAAGTCTTGGCAACCGGTATTGGTGTTGTGCCGCGTTTAGCTGCATCACTGGCGATGAAAACATGCAATCCAGATATGTTGATGACAGATTCTGAAGCATGGATGGTGTCTGAACCGGTACCGGTTGGACCACGCGGCGATTACAAACCTCAATTTGAATCTTGGATGGGTTTCTCACGCATTTTTGATAATGTGTGGAGCGGAAAGCGCCACGCAATGGTGGGGCCAACACAGATTGATCGTTTTGGTCAGGCCAATATTTCTATGATCGGTTCCGACTACAAAAAACCGAAAACGCAAATGTTGGGTGTGCGCGGTTTTCCTGGTAACTCCATCAGCCACGCGAACTCGTTTTTTGTTCCCAATCACAACAAAAAAGTGTTTGTGGAAAATGAGTGCGACATGGTGGCATCTATCGGTTACAACCCTGCGCGTTTGCCAAAAGGTTGGAGCTTGCAAGAATTAGTTGATATTCGTTGGATCATCACCAATTTGTGCATCTTGGATTTCAGCGGCCCGAATCACCAAGTGGCGATTCACTCACTGCATCCGGGTGTGACGGTGGAACAAGTGGTGGAAAACACTGGCTTTCCGCTGCATATTCCAGCAAATATTCCAACCACGGCTGAGCCGACGGCTGAACAATTGGCGTTGCTGGCGCAGTTGGATCCACACAATATTCGCGCAACCGCTTTGGGTTGA
- a CDS encoding beta-ketoacyl synthase N-terminal-like domain-containing protein: MSNEIAILGVGMHPWGKWGKNFVEYGVVAARAALKDAGINWRDVQFVSGAATMRCGYPGYVAGATFAQALGWQGAEVNTSYAACASGSQALAAARTKILSGQCDVALVIGSDTTPKGFLKPAPGERPEDPDWVRFRLGITNPSYFALYARRRMEMYGDTLEDFASVKVKNAEHGFTNPYARYKKNLPLRMLLLLRWWRIRCA, from the coding sequence ATGAGTAATGAAATTGCCATTCTCGGCGTAGGCATGCACCCGTGGGGAAAATGGGGCAAAAATTTTGTTGAATACGGTGTCGTCGCTGCGCGTGCAGCATTAAAAGATGCAGGCATCAATTGGCGCGATGTGCAATTTGTTTCTGGTGCGGCGACGATGCGTTGCGGTTACCCCGGTTATGTTGCCGGCGCAACTTTTGCGCAAGCACTCGGTTGGCAGGGCGCAGAAGTAAATACTTCTTACGCGGCTTGTGCATCCGGTTCGCAAGCATTAGCAGCAGCGCGTACAAAAATTTTATCCGGTCAATGCGATGTGGCTTTGGTGATTGGTTCTGATACCACGCCGAAAGGTTTTTTGAAACCGGCACCGGGTGAGCGGCCAGAAGATCCAGATTGGGTGCGTTTTCGTTTGGGCATTACCAACCCGAGTTATTTTGCCTTGTATGCGCGCCGTCGCATGGAAATGTACGGCGACACGCTGGAAGATTTTGCCAGTGTCAAAGTGAAAAATGCAGAACACGGTTTTACCAATCCGTATGCGCGCTACAAGAAAAATTTACCGCTGCGGATGTTGCTGCTTCTGCGATGGTGGCGGATCCGCTGCGCTTGA